A genome region from Choloepus didactylus isolate mChoDid1 chromosome 12, mChoDid1.pri, whole genome shotgun sequence includes the following:
- the LOC119507457 gene encoding LOW QUALITY PROTEIN: rab GDP dissociation inhibitor beta-like (The sequence of the model RefSeq protein was modified relative to this genomic sequence to represent the inferred CDS: inserted 2 bases in 1 codon; substituted 1 base at 1 genomic stop codon) encodes STAVNEEYNGIALGTGLTERSPSGIKSVNRKKVLHMDQNPFYRGESASITPLEDLYKRFKIPGAPPASVGRGRDWNVDLIHKFLMANGQLVIRMVLRYMDFKVTEGSFVYKGGKIYKVPSTDLEALASSLMGLFEKHHFRKFLVXVDNLEEKDPGTFEGVDPKKTTMWDVYKKFDLGQDVIDFTGHALALYKTDDYLDQPCCETIKRIKLYSESLATYGKSPYLYPQYGLGEVPQGFARPSAICGGSYMLNKPIEEIVVENGRVVGVKSEEVACCKQLICDPSYVKDRVQKVGQVIRVTGSLSHPVKNTNDTNSCHIIIPQKQVSRKSDIYVCMISFAHNVAAQGKYIALVSTTVETKEPEKEIRPALELLEPIEQKFVSINDLLVPKDLGTEXQIFISHACDATTHFETTCDDIQDIYNRMTGSEFDFEEIKRKKNDINGED; translated from the exons tccacCGCCGTAAATGAGGAGTACAACGGGATTGCGCTGGGCACCGGCCTGACAGAACGTAGCCCATCCGGCATAAAGTCAGTGAACAGAAAGAAAGTTCTTCACATGGATCAAAACccgttttacagaggagaaagtgCCTCTATAACACCACTGGAAGATTTatacaaaagatttaaaataccAGGAGCACCACCAGCATcagtggggagaggaagagacTGGAATGTTGACTTAATTCACAAGTTCCTTATGGCTAACGGTCAGCTGGTTATTAGGATGGTCCTTCGTTACATGGATTTCAAAGTGACTGAAGGGAGTTTTGTCTATAAAGGAGGAAAAATCTATAAGGTTCCTTCCACTGACCTAGAAGCCCTGGCATCTAGTTTAATGGGGCTATTTGAAAAACATCACTTCAGAAAATTCCTAGTGTAGGTTGacaacttggaagagaaagatcCTGGAACTTTTGAAGGTGTTGACCCTAAGAAGACCACAATGTGGGATGTGTATAAGAAGTTTGACTTGGGCCAAGATGTTATAGATTTTACTGGTCATGCTCTTGCACTTTACAAAACTGATGACTATTTAGATCAACCATGTTGTGAAACCATTAAAAGGATTAAACTTTACAGTGAGTCTTTGGCAACATATGGCAAAAGCCCCTACCTTTACCCACAGTATGGCCTTGGAGAAGTGCCACAAGGATTTGCAAGGCCCAGTGCTATTTGTGGAGGTAGCTACATGCTGAATAAACCAATTGAAGAAATCGTTGTGGAGAATGGAAGAGTGGTTGGTGTAAAATCTGAAGAAGTTGCTTGCTGTAAGCAGCTCATCTGTGATCCTAGTTATGTAAAAGATCGAGTACAAAAAGTGGGCCAGGTGATCAGAGTTACAGGCAGCCTAAGCCACCCAGTCAAGAACACGAATGATACCAATTCATGCCACATCATTATTCCCCAGAAGCAAGTCAGTCGGAAGTCAGATATCTACGTGTGCATGATTTCTTTTGCACACAATGTGGCAGCACAAGGGAAGTATATTGCCTTGGTTAGCACAACTGTGGAAACCAAAGAACCTGAGAAAGAAATCAGGCCAGCTTTGGAGCTCTTGGAACCAATTGAACAGAAATTTGTTAGCATCAATGATCTCCTTGTACCAAAAGATTTGGGAACAGA CCAGATCTTTATTTCCCATGCTTGTGATGCTACAACTCACTTTGAGACAACCTGTGATGACATTCAAGACATTTACAACAGGATGACAGGATCAGAGTTtgactttgaagaaataaagcGCAAGAAAAATGACATCAATGGGGAAGACTAA